The sequence GATCCCCCTGGGGGACCTCGGCGGGACGCTCCGCGTCGAACTCAACCACTCCGATCCCGGCGTTCTGCCCGCCGGCTACCGGCTGGGGGACAACGACTCACGCATCCTCGCGGTCGCGCGCAACCTCCAGGCCGAGGGGTACGACGTCACGGTCGTCTCCAAGGACCTGCCGCTGCGCATCAAGGCGTCCTCGGTGGGCCTCCTCGCCGAGGAGTACCGCGCGGAGCTGGCGATCACCGACTCCGGCTGGACGGGCATGGCCGAACTGCCCCTCGCCGCCGACCAGGTCGACCTGCTCTTCGCGGAGGAGCGGCTGTACGTCCCCGAGGCGGCGGACCTGCCCGTGCACACCGGCCTGGTCCTCCAGTCCGAACGGGGCAAGGCGCTCGGCCGGGTGACGCCCGAGGGCCAGGTGCGGCTCGTCCGCGGCGACCGGGAGGCCTTCGGTATCCACGGCCGCAGCGCCGAGCAGCGCATCGCCCTGGACCTGCTGCTCGACCAGGAGGTCGGCATCGTCTCGCTGGGCGGCCGGGCCGGCACCGGCAAGTCGGCGCTGGCGCTCTGCGCGGGCCTCGAAGCGGTGCTGGAGCGCGGGCAGCACAAGAAGGTGATGGTCTTCCGCCCGCTGTACGCGGTGGGCGGGCAGGAGCTCGGCTATCTCCCCGGCAGCGAGGCCGAGAAGATGAGCCCCTGGGCCCAGGCCGTCTTCGACACCCTCTCGGCCGTCTCCGGGCGCGAGGTCATCGAAGAGGTGCTGGGGCGCGGCATGCTGGAGATCCTGCCGCTCACCCACATCCGGGGCCGTTCCCTGCACGACGCCTTCGTGATCGTCGACGAGGCCCAGTCGCTCGAACGGAACGTCCTGCTGACCGTGTTGTCCAGGATCGGCACGAATTCCCGTGTCGTGCTCACCCATGACGTCGCCCAGCGGGACAACCTCAGGGTCGGCCGGTACGACGGAGTGGTCGCCGTCGTCGAGAAACTGAAGGGGCATCCGCTCTTCGCGCACGTCACGCTGACCCGCTCCGAGCGTTCCCGCATCGCCGCCCTGGTGACCGAAATGCTGGAGGAAGGCCAGATCTGACACGGATTGGGAGACCGATGCCGCCCGGCGGGCCAAGCAGCCTAGCCGGGCGGCAGCGTGTTGCGGCGCCTTTTCCGTCATTCGGGTGCTCCAAA is a genomic window of Streptomyces sp. NBC_00708 containing:
- a CDS encoding PhoH family protein, producing MPDRRTYVLDTSVLLADPNAMARFDEHEVVLPVVVVTELEAKRHHPELGYFARQALRLLDDFRVRYGRLDAPIPLGDLGGTLRVELNHSDPGVLPAGYRLGDNDSRILAVARNLQAEGYDVTVVSKDLPLRIKASSVGLLAEEYRAELAITDSGWTGMAELPLAADQVDLLFAEERLYVPEAADLPVHTGLVLQSERGKALGRVTPEGQVRLVRGDREAFGIHGRSAEQRIALDLLLDQEVGIVSLGGRAGTGKSALALCAGLEAVLERGQHKKVMVFRPLYAVGGQELGYLPGSEAEKMSPWAQAVFDTLSAVSGREVIEEVLGRGMLEILPLTHIRGRSLHDAFVIVDEAQSLERNVLLTVLSRIGTNSRVVLTHDVAQRDNLRVGRYDGVVAVVEKLKGHPLFAHVTLTRSERSRIAALVTEMLEEGQI